Proteins encoded within one genomic window of Setaria italica strain Yugu1 chromosome IV, Setaria_italica_v2.0, whole genome shotgun sequence:
- the LOC101780670 gene encoding signal recognition particle 9 kDa protein gives MVYVDSWDEFVERSVQLFRADPSATRYVVKYRHCEGKLVLKVTDDRECLKFKTDQAQDAKKMEKLNNIFFALMTRGPDADISEVSGKEQAEQQQSKKGRGRRQ, from the exons ATGGTGTACGTGGATTCGTGGGACGAGTTCGTGGAGCGGTCCGTGCAGCTCTTCCGCGCCGACCCCAGCGCC ACCCGCTATGTGGTGAAGTACCGGCACTGCGAGGGGAAGCTCGTGCTCAAGGTCACCGACGACCGCGAG TGCTTGAAGTTCAAGACAGATCAAGCTCAGGATGCAAAGAAGATGGAGAAGCTCAACAACATCTTTTTTGCTCTCATGACTCGTGGGCCTGATg CTGATATCAGTGAGGTTTCAGGGAAGGAACAGGCAGAGCAACAGCAATCAAAGAAAGGGCGGGGCAGGAGGCAGTGA
- the LOC101781072 gene encoding uncharacterized protein LOC101781072, protein MVFMAQHREVTTETSEAMGQWFHHIAPKPMPPPPPPMPISAKVPKVIKPHPSRPKNTTIYIDYSNIDEVVVSKKTPREVEAELEVPNTLPAIISGGNNNRAHLMNDAYKEMVGQPLCQWLDSLPGADASRRINGKVVLYAQKYSTVSYMPSTRCVFPCTTNISWEDGDATTSLIVPCAVEHLTSSPNEYCFIRRFDSRKASIMYSIA, encoded by the exons ATGGTGTTCATGGCGCAACACAGGGAGGTCACTACTGAGACTAGCGAGGCCATGGGACAATGGTTCCATCACATCGCACCCAagcccatgccgccgccgcctccaccgatGCCTATTAGCGCTAAG GTGCCTAAGGTCATCAAGCCCCATCCCAGTCGCCCCAAGAACACCACCATCTACATCGATTATAGCAACATCGATGAAGTGGTTGTGTCTAAGAAGACACCGCGGGAAGTGGAAGCTGAGCTGGAGGTACCTAACACACTCCCAGCCATCATATCAGGTGGCAACAATAACCGTGCCCACCTAATGAATGACGCATACAAGGAGATGGTGGGGCAACCACTATGCCAGTGGCTCGACTCGCTGCCTGGGGCTGATGCGTCGAGGAGGATTAACGGTAAGGTGGTCCTTTACGCGCAAAAGTACAGCACCGTGTCATACATGCCAAGTACCAGGTGTGTCTTTCCTTGCACCACAAATATATCATGGGAGGATGGGGATGCCACCACCTCGCTCATTGTGCCTTGTGCCGTTGAGCACCTGACCAGTAGCCCCAATGAATATTGCTTCATCCGGAGGTTTGACTCCAGGAAAGCATCCATCATGTACTCCATCGCATGA
- the LOC101781737 gene encoding ribonucleoside-diphosphate reductase small chain — protein MPAAPTLVPACDAEEPLLAESSDRFSMFPIRFPQIWEFYKKAVASFWTAEEVDLSADARHWDEALSPDERHFISHVLAFFAASDGIVLENLASRFMSDVQVAEARAFYGFQIAIENIHSEMYSLLLETYIRDGAEKDRLFRAIDTVPAVRRKADWAMRWIDGGERFAERLVAFACVEGIFFSGSFCAIFWLKKRGLMPGLTFSNELISRDEGLHCDFACLLYDLLRSKLDEPRVREIVADAVDIEREFVCDALPVALVGMNGALMSQYIEFVADRLLMALGCKKMYNAANPFDWMELISLQGKTNFFEKRVGDYQKASVMSSLNGGGAANHVFSIDEDF, from the coding sequence ATGCCTGCCGCGCCGACGCTGGTGCCCGCGTGCGACGCCGAGGAGCCGCTGCTGGCGGAGTCCTCGGACCGCTTCTCCATGTTCCCGATCCGGTTCCCGCAGATCTGGGAGTTCTACAAGAAGGCGGTGGCGTCCTTCTGGACGGCCGAGGAGGTGGACCTCTCCGCCGACGCGCGCCACTGGGACGAGGCGCTCTCCCCCGACGAGCGCCACTTCATCTCCCACGTGCTCGCCTTCTTCGCCGCCTCCGACGGCATCGTGCTCGAGAACCTCGCGTCCCGCTTCATGTCCGACGTGCAGGTCGCCGAGGCCCGCGCCTTCTACGGCTTCCAGATCGCCATCGAGAACATCCACTCGGAGATGTACTCGCTGCTGCTCGAGACCTACATCCGCGACGGCGCCGAGAAGGACCGCCTCTTCCGCGCCATCGACACCGTCCCCGCCGTACGCCGCAAGGCCGACTGGGCCATGCGCTGGATTGACGGCGGGGAGCGCTTCGCCGAGCGACTCGTCGCGTTCGCCTGCGTCGAGGGAATCTTCTTCTCGGGCTCCTTCTGCGCCATCTTCTGGCTCAAGAAGCGGGGGCTCATGCCGGGCCTCACCTTCTCCAACGAGCTCATCTCCCGCGACGAGGGCCTGCACTGCGACTTCGCGTGCCTCCTCTACGACCTCCTCCGCAGCAAGCTCGACGAGCCCCGCGTCCGCGAGatcgtcgccgacgccgtcgacaTCGAGCGAGAGTTTGTCTGCGACGCGCTCCCCGTCGCGCTCGTCGGCATGAACGGCGCGCTAATGAGCCAGTACATCGAGTTCGTCGCAGACCGCCTGCTCATGGCTCTCGGGTGCAAGAAGATGTACAACGCCGCCAACCCCTTTGACTGGATGGAGCTCATCTCGCTGCAGGGCAAGACAAACTTCTTCGAGAAGCGCGTCGGCGACTACCAGAAGGCCTCCGTCATGTCCAGcctcaacggcggcggcgcggccaacCACGTCTTCAGCATCGACGAGGACTTCTGA